ATAAAGAAAACAAATAATTTTTGCATTTGAAAATTTCAATAAAAAATTTTAATAATATATTAAGTAATTTACTATACTTATAAGAGCTAATAGAGTGTGTGTATAATTTTATGTAAACTAATAGATAAATCCAGTAAATTCAATACTTTGCTGTTCTATTTATACAAAGATTTTTACACACTTTCTTTTTGATAAGACATTTCAGCTTTTATTATTATTTCAACTTGTCAAATATCAACAGAAATAAAAAAATATTTTTTATAATAATTTTTCAAATACCTTGAAAAATAATGATTTGACTGTTATAATTATAGCAATAATATTTTTATTCTTGAAAGGAATAATATGGATAGAGATAAATTGGTAATTCCTAGGCATATTGCGATTATTATGGACGGAAATGGCAGATGGGCTAAGGAACGTGGGAAAATTCGGCTAGAAGGGCATAGAGCTGGAGCAGCTAGTCTTGAGAGAATTTTAAGATATGCCGGAGAAATTGGAGTGAAATATTTGACTGTTTATGCTTTTTCAACTGAGAACTGGAAGCGTCCGCAAAAGGAAGTAAATGGTCTTATGGATTTATTTGGAAAATATTTGGACAAAGAGAAAAAAAATCTGAAAAAGCAAGGTGTGAAGTTAGTTGTGACAGGGGAAAAGGAGAATATTTCTCCAAAACTTCTAAAAAAAATTGAAGATACACAAAAATTTTTGGAAGATTGTGAAAAAATAACTTTTAATATTGCTTTTAATTATGGCGGAAGAAGGGAAATTGTAAGTGCAGTAAATAAAGTTTTGAGTGAAAATGAGACAAAAAAAATCGAAAAAATTACAGAAGAAGAGTTTTCAAAATATATGTACCGACCAGAAATCCCAGATCCAGAACTTGTAATCAGAACGAGTGGAGAATTTAGGATAAGCAATTTTTTGCTTTGGGAAATTGCCTATTCGGAGTTTTATATAACAGATGTTTTCTGGCCTGATTTTGATGAAAATGAATTAGATAAAGCGATTTTATCCTTTAATAAAAGGGATAGAAGATACGGAGGGCTGAATGTTAAGTAGATTATTTATTATTTTGTTGTTTGTACCTTTCCTTTTATGGATATTTTTAAAAGGAAATCTGATGTTTTTGGTGTTTACTCTTGTAATAATTGGAATATCGCTTTTTGAATTTTACAAAATGCTAAAGGACAAGGGATTTGAAGTGGCAAGCAGGATTGGAATGGGACTTGGGCTGTTTTTACCTGTTGCGATATATTTTCAGGAAAATTCAAAAAATATTTTTTCATATTTTAAATTTGAACTTTTTAAGCAAATTAACTTTGATATGGGAGGATTTATCGTATTTGCAATAATTCTTCTGTCTTTAAGGCAAGTTTTTAAAGTAAAAATTCACAATGCAATGGCAGAAATTTCCTACACTTTATTTGGAATAATTTATGTTTCGTATTTATTTTCACATATTTTATTATTAAAATACGAATTTCCAAATGGAAATATTCTAGTTGTAATGACATTTATGCTAATTTGGGCATGTGACATTTCCGCTTACCTTGTCGGAATGGCAATCGGCGGGAAAATATTCAAGCACAGGCTTGCTCCAAAAATCAGTCCGAAAAAATCAATCGAAGGTGCAATAGCAGGAATTTTGGGAGTATTTTTAGTAATTTTATCATTTGATAAAATATATTTATTTATTGCAAATTTTGTCTGCGGAATTTCATTTTTAACAAAAACTTGTTCCGTAAATTACGACTATGTCGCCATTGGTGGACTAAAAGCCTTTATTTTGGCACTTGCAATTGGAGTTTTTGCCGAATTGGGAGATTTGGTGGAATCTAAAATAAAAAGAGAATTGGAAGTTAAAGATTCTGGGAATTTACTTTTGGGACATGGCGGATTTTTGGATAGATTTGACAGTGCATTATTTGTATTGCCGATTGTGTATTATTTTATGAAATATGTGGCGTATTTATAAGAGTTAGTAAAATTATAAATTTTAAAGGAGTGATATAAATGAAAAAAATATTATATTGTCTATTATTTATTTTTATTTCAGTTTTATCGTTTTCAGATAGTATAGATTGTTCAATTTCAAAAGGAACTGTAAGTAGAAATTATCGTGTAAATTATAGATATATTGATAATCCTATTTCAGGGGTAAATAGAATGGCAGGTTTTAATGCAGAATGTAGATTATATAAAAATGGTACAGTATATTATGGAAGTAAAATAATATTTTCAGGAACAGATCCTATTAATTCTTTTATTCATTCTGTTAAAAATAATCAATTTTCAGAAAATGGGTATCTAAGATTTCAATATTATAATTATTTTACTGATAAACCTGTATTGATGACTTACGCCGATGGTATTATATATGTAGCAGGACCTTCATGGGCAAATGAAATAAAAACATTGTGGAAATCAGATAT
The DNA window shown above is from Leptotrichia wadei and carries:
- a CDS encoding isoprenyl transferase, with protein sequence MDRDKLVIPRHIAIIMDGNGRWAKERGKIRLEGHRAGAASLERILRYAGEIGVKYLTVYAFSTENWKRPQKEVNGLMDLFGKYLDKEKKNLKKQGVKLVVTGEKENISPKLLKKIEDTQKFLEDCEKITFNIAFNYGGRREIVSAVNKVLSENETKKIEKITEEEFSKYMYRPEIPDPELVIRTSGEFRISNFLLWEIAYSEFYITDVFWPDFDENELDKAILSFNKRDRRYGGLNVK
- a CDS encoding phosphatidate cytidylyltransferase, which encodes MLSRLFIILLFVPFLLWIFLKGNLMFLVFTLVIIGISLFEFYKMLKDKGFEVASRIGMGLGLFLPVAIYFQENSKNIFSYFKFELFKQINFDMGGFIVFAIILLSLRQVFKVKIHNAMAEISYTLFGIIYVSYLFSHILLLKYEFPNGNILVVMTFMLIWACDISAYLVGMAIGGKIFKHRLAPKISPKKSIEGAIAGILGVFLVILSFDKIYLFIANFVCGISFLTKTCSVNYDYVAIGGLKAFILALAIGVFAELGDLVESKIKRELEVKDSGNLLLGHGGFLDRFDSALFVLPIVYYFMKYVAYL